In Bacillus toyonensis BCT-7112, a single window of DNA contains:
- a CDS encoding alpha/beta fold hydrolase, with protein MYFEYKNRKVFYNIEGTGPVILFLHGLGGNANNWLYQRRYFKGNWTVISIDLPGHGKSEGLEINFKEYANVLYELCNYLKLQKVVICGLSKGARVGIDFAIQYPSFVSSLIVVNAFPYLELKDRKERLEVYDLLSLQDNGKTWADTLLKAMGVADNEGIVRGFYQSLQSINPLHIQRLFAELVDYDQRPFLANVSCPVLIIRGGNDDFVPEKYVREFEIHLKNTTFIEFENSGHLPYLEQPTSFNMTVETFLNHALN; from the coding sequence ATGTATTTTGAATATAAGAATCGAAAGGTTTTTTATAATATAGAAGGAACGGGTCCCGTCATATTGTTTTTACACGGTCTTGGAGGAAACGCAAATAATTGGTTATATCAAAGGCGATATTTCAAGGGGAATTGGACAGTGATTTCAATAGATTTACCTGGGCATGGGAAATCTGAAGGACTAGAAATTAACTTTAAAGAATACGCAAATGTTTTGTATGAGTTATGCAATTATTTAAAGCTACAAAAAGTAGTCATTTGTGGTCTTTCAAAAGGGGCTAGAGTAGGAATTGATTTTGCTATACAATATCCAAGCTTTGTTTCTAGCTTAATTGTTGTAAATGCATTTCCTTATTTGGAACTAAAGGATCGTAAAGAGCGACTTGAAGTATATGATTTACTTAGCTTACAGGATAACGGAAAAACATGGGCGGATACATTATTGAAGGCGATGGGAGTAGCAGATAATGAAGGGATTGTCCGGGGATTTTATCAATCTTTACAGTCTATTAACCCATTGCATATTCAAAGATTATTTGCTGAATTAGTTGATTATGATCAGAGACCGTTTCTTGCAAATGTTTCATGTCCTGTTTTAATAATAAGAGGGGGAAATGATGATTTTGTCCCTGAGAAATATGTAAGAGAGTTTGAAATACATTTAAAAAATACGACTTTCATTGAGTTTGAAAATAGTGGACATTTACCTTATTTAGAGCAGCCAACTAGCTTTAATATGACGGTAGAAACATTTTTAAATCATGCGCTTAATTAA
- the bshB2 gene encoding bacillithiol biosynthesis deacetylase BshB2 encodes MKNERHVLIVFPHPDDESYCVAGTILAYAQQNVPLTYVCLTLGEMGRAMGNPPFATRESLYAIREKELKSATNILGIKDLRMMGYRDKTLEFETPGELRSVIQNCVEELNPSLVISFYPGYAVHPDHNATGEAVARALANIPENKRPTFYAVAFSNNHEAEIGPPSFKNGVKEYVPKKLDALQAHASQFATKVAELKREYEDGVPETVEWLEREPFWIYPFKDKNK; translated from the coding sequence ATAAAAAATGAGCGCCACGTTTTAATTGTTTTTCCGCATCCAGATGATGAATCATATTGCGTGGCTGGAACAATTTTAGCTTATGCTCAGCAGAATGTTCCTCTTACGTATGTTTGTTTAACGCTTGGCGAAATGGGGAGAGCGATGGGAAACCCTCCTTTTGCAACACGTGAATCATTATATGCTATAAGAGAGAAAGAACTAAAGAGCGCAACTAATATTTTAGGGATTAAAGATTTACGTATGATGGGATATCGTGATAAGACGCTTGAATTTGAAACTCCTGGAGAATTAAGAAGTGTAATACAAAATTGTGTGGAAGAATTGAATCCTTCGTTAGTCATTTCTTTTTATCCGGGATATGCAGTTCATCCAGATCATAATGCAACAGGAGAAGCAGTAGCCAGGGCGTTAGCTAATATTCCGGAAAATAAGAGGCCAACATTTTATGCTGTAGCTTTTTCAAATAATCATGAAGCAGAAATAGGGCCACCAAGTTTTAAAAATGGAGTAAAAGAATATGTTCCAAAAAAGTTGGACGCATTGCAAGCACATGCATCACAATTTGCGACTAAGGTAGCGGAACTGAAAAGAGAGTATGAAGATGGTGTTCCGGAAACAGTCGAGTGGTTAGAGAGAGAACCGTTTTGGATATACCCGTTCAAAGATAAAAATAAGTGA
- a CDS encoding phosphatidylinositol-specific phospholipase C, with protein sequence MNNKKFILKLFICSMVLSAFVFAFNDKKTVAASSINELENWSRWMKPINDDIPLARISIPGTHDSGTFKLQNPIKQVWGMTQEYDFRYQMDHGARIFDIRGRLTDDNTIVLHHGPLYLYVTLHEFINEAKQFLKDNPSETIIMSLKKEYEDMKGAESSFSSTFEKNYFRDPIFLKTEGNIKLGDARGKIVLLKRYSGSNESGGYNNFYWPDNETFTSTINQNVNVTVQDKYKVSYDEKVNAIKDTLNETINNSEDVNHLYINFTSLSSGGTAWNSPYYYASYINPEIANYMKQKNPTRVGWIIQDYINEKWSPLLYQEVIRANKSLVK encoded by the coding sequence ATGAACAATAAGAAGTTTATTTTGAAGTTATTCATATGTAGTATGGTACTTAGCGCCTTTGTATTTGCTTTCAATGATAAGAAAACCGTTGCAGCTAGCTCTATTAATGAGCTTGAAAATTGGTCTAGATGGATGAAACCTATAAATGATGACATACCGTTAGCACGAATTTCAATTCCAGGAACACATGATAGTGGAACGTTCAAGTTGCAAAATCCGATAAAGCAAGTGTGGGGAATGACGCAAGAATATGATTTTCGTTATCAAATGGATCATGGAGCTAGAATTTTTGATATAAGAGGGCGTTTAACAGATGATAATACGATAGTTCTTCATCATGGGCCATTATATCTTTATGTAACACTGCACGAATTTATAAACGAAGCGAAACAATTTTTAAAAGATAATCCAAGTGAAACGATTATTATGTCTTTAAAAAAAGAGTATGAGGATATGAAAGGGGCGGAAAGCTCATTTAGTAGTACGTTTGAGAAAAATTATTTTCGTGATCCAATCTTTTTAAAAACAGAAGGGAATATAAAGCTTGGAGATGCTCGTGGGAAAATTGTATTACTAAAACGATATAGTGGTAGTAATGAATCTGGGGGATATAATAATTTCTATTGGCCAGACAATGAGACGTTTACCTCAACTATAAATCAAAATGTAAATGTCACAGTACAAGATAAATATAAAGTGAGTTATGATGAGAAAGTAAACGCTATTAAAGATACATTAAATGAAACGATTAACAATAGTGAAGATGTTAATCATCTATATATTAATTTTACAAGCTTGTCTTCTGGTGGTACAGCATGGAATAGTCCATATTATTATGCGTCCTACATAAATCCTGAAATTGCAAATTATATGAAGCAAAAGAATCCTACGAGAGTGGGCTGGATAATACAAGATTATATAAATGAAAAATGGTCACCATTACTTTATCAAGAAGTTATAAGAGCGAATAAGTCACTTGTAAAATAG
- a CDS encoding S8 family peptidase, translated as MKMFQRVGVSAVIVSTFLGIGDSVNIVTADSIEQQSKLGIEQETDKQIIVKFSADLKLPYEDGIEKQIQSETNDKVLEDFLAEYSDVTFTRLFTSVSPEEIQNLEVKAPNNVSTSLLNYYILQTKNDGREETLVDKLKASSLIEDMYMKKQEKIIPPEVKQLSVSLTPNNNPRFNKQGYLEAAPYGINAPFAWGVQGGNGNDVTFVDMEYGWLLNHEDLVHRNIELMSGRNIDQHVGHGTSVLGIVSSEDNEVGNIGIAPKAKAKVISQIRDNGQYNTADAILSAVNHLEAGDVLLLEAQASFDGYGDKYLPVEVQPDIFDAIRAGTDKGVVIIEAGANGWNDLDQFKDRNGKQVLNRNSKDFKDSGAIMVGAGSSSFPHERMWFSNYGSRIDVYGWGENVDTTTAEQSRSAVNLYTSSFSGTSSASPIIAGAATLVQSIAKENVGQPYRPSELRTILSNHNTGTKSKDPYSDKIGVLPDLKSILVNLGYERRELNGGNELQVTENEPNNEPKQANKINFHTPMKGTLHNRDNVDVFTFQIDSPETINISLLNEKNIGMTWVLHHESDVNNYVAYGENEGNVVKGTYNAKPGKYYLYVYKYENKDGSYVLNIK; from the coding sequence ATGAAAATGTTTCAAAGAGTAGGTGTTTCAGCTGTGATCGTCTCAACATTTTTAGGAATAGGGGACAGTGTTAATATTGTAACTGCTGATTCTATAGAACAGCAGAGTAAATTAGGGATAGAACAAGAAACAGATAAACAAATCATTGTAAAATTCAGTGCAGATTTGAAATTACCATATGAAGATGGTATTGAAAAACAGATACAATCTGAAACGAACGATAAAGTATTAGAAGATTTTTTGGCAGAATATTCAGATGTAACATTTACTCGTCTATTCACATCTGTAAGTCCGGAAGAAATACAAAATCTTGAAGTGAAAGCACCTAATAATGTATCTACAAGCCTATTAAACTACTATATTCTTCAAACCAAAAATGATGGGCGTGAAGAAACACTAGTAGATAAGTTAAAAGCATCTTCTTTAATAGAAGATATGTATATGAAGAAACAAGAAAAAATAATACCGCCTGAAGTGAAACAATTAAGTGTATCTCTTACTCCTAATAATAATCCTAGATTTAATAAACAAGGTTATCTTGAAGCAGCACCATACGGTATTAATGCACCCTTCGCCTGGGGCGTTCAAGGCGGTAATGGAAATGATGTAACCTTTGTTGATATGGAATATGGTTGGTTATTAAATCATGAGGATTTAGTACATCGAAATATTGAATTGATGTCTGGAAGAAATATAGATCAACATGTCGGTCATGGGACGTCTGTACTAGGAATTGTATCATCTGAAGATAATGAAGTAGGGAATATTGGGATTGCACCAAAAGCGAAAGCAAAAGTGATTTCTCAAATAAGAGATAACGGACAGTATAATACAGCTGATGCAATATTAAGTGCTGTAAATCATTTAGAAGCTGGGGATGTTTTATTATTAGAGGCACAAGCTTCTTTTGATGGATATGGTGATAAATATTTACCTGTTGAAGTACAACCAGATATCTTTGATGCAATTCGTGCGGGTACAGATAAGGGTGTTGTAATTATAGAGGCTGGAGCAAATGGTTGGAATGATTTAGATCAATTTAAAGATAGAAATGGTAAACAAGTTTTAAATCGTAATAGTAAAGATTTTAAAGATTCGGGTGCAATTATGGTAGGAGCGGGTTCTTCATCTTTCCCTCATGAACGTATGTGGTTTTCGAATTATGGAAGCCGTATTGATGTGTATGGCTGGGGAGAAAACGTAGATACAACTACAGCTGAGCAAAGTAGAAGTGCTGTAAATCTTTATACATCCAGCTTTAGTGGCACGTCTAGTGCTTCGCCTATTATTGCTGGAGCAGCGACTTTAGTACAAAGTATTGCTAAAGAAAATGTAGGACAACCATATAGACCAAGTGAATTGAGAACGATATTAAGTAACCATAACACTGGAACGAAGTCTAAAGATCCATATTCAGATAAAATTGGTGTTTTACCGGATTTGAAGTCTATCCTAGTAAATTTAGGGTATGAACGAAGAGAACTAAACGGTGGGAATGAGTTACAAGTAACAGAAAATGAACCAAATAATGAACCTAAACAGGCAAATAAAATTAACTTTCATACACCAATGAAAGGGACACTACATAATCGTGATAACGTAGATGTATTTACTTTCCAAATTGACTCGCCAGAAACTATTAATATCTCTCTACTAAATGAAAAAAATATTGGAATGACATGGGTACTTCATCATGAATCGGATGTAAATAACTATGTAGCATATGGTGAAAATGAAGGAAATGTAGTTAAAGGAACCTATAATGCAAAGCCAGGTAAATATTATTTATATGTCTATAAGTATGAGAATAAAGATGGTTCATATGTATTAAATATAAAATAA
- a CDS encoding cell wall hydrolase, which translates to MKLLKLKHIIPLSAVALTFVCNQSTAEASTIHTVKKNDTLWGISKQYGVSIQAIKQANNKGNDQAFIGEQLHIPGSMKSNEVTVHQNEKTTNTSGQIIYQVQPGDSLETIAKRYNVTVQSIKQINNTIGNKLYTGQHLKINSSISEKEKDLMARLVTAEAGGESYKGKVAVAKVILNRVNAKGFPNTITGVIYEPIKYGYAFTPVTDGRINQPASAEAKMAVEEAISTKGIHSDWLYFYNPKTSTDKWITTRQTVAVIGNHAFAK; encoded by the coding sequence ATGAAATTATTAAAACTAAAACATATAATTCCTTTATCTGCAGTAGCACTTACATTCGTATGTAATCAAAGTACAGCTGAAGCTTCCACCATTCATACAGTAAAAAAGAATGATACACTTTGGGGCATTAGTAAACAATATGGAGTTTCCATACAAGCCATTAAACAAGCGAATAATAAAGGAAACGATCAAGCTTTTATTGGAGAACAGTTACATATTCCAGGATCTATGAAATCAAATGAGGTTACAGTTCATCAAAACGAAAAAACTACGAACACTTCTGGACAAATTATTTACCAAGTACAACCGGGAGATTCATTAGAAACGATAGCAAAGCGCTACAACGTAACCGTTCAATCTATAAAACAAATTAACAACACAATCGGTAACAAACTTTATACAGGGCAACATTTGAAAATTAATTCCAGTATTTCCGAAAAAGAAAAAGACTTAATGGCACGCTTAGTTACCGCTGAAGCTGGTGGCGAATCATATAAAGGAAAAGTAGCTGTAGCAAAAGTTATCCTAAATCGAGTAAATGCAAAAGGGTTTCCAAATACAATAACAGGCGTTATTTATGAACCTATTAAATACGGATATGCATTTACTCCTGTTACAGATGGAAGAATTAATCAGCCTGCAAGCGCTGAAGCAAAAATGGCTGTAGAAGAGGCTATCTCCACAAAGGGAATACATTCTGATTGGCTTTATTTCTACAACCCAAAAACATCAACAGACAAATGGATTACGACACGTCAAACAGTAGCAGTAATCGGTAACCATGCCTTCGCTAAATAA
- a CDS encoding NAD(FAD)-utilizing dehydrogenase, with product MYDVTIIGAGVSSIFMAYSLAKSNKNILILDKGKPLEHRNCPLDQGKTCDCNICDKYFGFGGLGKSEGKFNYTNGFGGELEQKVGKEGFMQLMAEVDEILCQFGGNSVSKYSTENVNLTKKAATCGLQMLTTEVRHLGTTISSTIFQQLYEFLLTKINIQFHIDVEHIMKQKDHFNITTNQGTVQSKQLVFATGRSGADWLKEMCTSLNISQEQTRVDLGIRVEMKEHQLRSILKDTFETKLSYQGENFTATTYCMNPKGRIIRKYEEGLVMPDGQNFREQGTGTPNLNFTLFIPRYFPTLKDANIYANSIIKGINQGRDRIVIQRLEDLLKKQPTMEKDMKHNRIQPTLHGDYGDLHKEIPPLYIEGLKEFLLRLEHFIQEPIDKDTLLYGIDGKFYAPTIKINNHFETSMNGLFLVGDCSGVTHSLSQAAASGLYVGKYLSDM from the coding sequence ATGTATGATGTTACAATTATCGGCGCTGGAGTAAGTAGCATTTTTATGGCTTATTCATTAGCCAAAAGTAACAAAAACATTTTAATTCTTGATAAAGGTAAACCGCTAGAACATCGAAATTGTCCTTTAGATCAAGGAAAAACGTGTGACTGTAACATATGTGATAAATATTTCGGTTTTGGTGGCTTAGGAAAGTCTGAAGGAAAATTTAATTATACAAATGGATTTGGAGGAGAACTCGAACAAAAAGTAGGTAAAGAAGGTTTTATGCAACTCATGGCTGAAGTAGATGAAATTCTATGTCAGTTTGGTGGAAATTCAGTTTCAAAATATTCTACAGAAAATGTAAATCTCACTAAGAAAGCTGCAACTTGTGGTTTACAAATGTTAACAACAGAAGTAAGGCATCTTGGTACTACAATTTCCAGTACCATTTTTCAGCAACTCTATGAATTTTTACTTACGAAAATAAATATCCAATTTCATATAGATGTAGAGCATATTATGAAACAGAAAGATCATTTTAATATAACTACAAATCAAGGAACAGTTCAATCTAAGCAACTCGTATTTGCAACGGGGCGCTCTGGGGCAGATTGGTTAAAAGAAATGTGCACTTCTCTAAATATTTCTCAGGAACAAACACGTGTAGACTTAGGGATTAGAGTAGAAATGAAAGAACATCAATTACGTTCTATATTAAAAGATACTTTTGAAACGAAACTTTCTTATCAAGGTGAAAATTTCACAGCAACTACTTACTGTATGAATCCAAAAGGACGCATTATTCGAAAGTACGAAGAAGGTTTAGTTATGCCTGACGGTCAAAATTTTCGAGAGCAAGGAACTGGCACTCCTAACTTAAATTTCACTTTGTTTATCCCGCGCTATTTCCCAACTCTTAAAGACGCCAATATATATGCAAACTCAATTATTAAAGGCATTAATCAAGGACGAGATCGGATTGTTATACAGCGCTTAGAGGACTTATTAAAGAAACAACCTACAATGGAAAAAGATATGAAACATAATCGTATACAACCTACACTACACGGAGATTATGGAGATTTGCATAAAGAAATTCCTCCATTATATATTGAAGGACTCAAAGAATTTTTATTACGCTTAGAACATTTTATCCAAGAACCTATCGATAAAGATACTTTATTATATGGAATAGATGGAAAGTTCTATGCCCCTACGATAAAAATCAATAACCATTTTGAAACAAGTATGAATGGGCTATTTTTAGTTGGAGATTGTTCAGGTGTTACTCATTCATTATCTCAAGCAGCTGCAAGTGGTCTATATGTTGGAAAATATTTATCTGATATGTGA
- a CDS encoding LTA synthase family protein, giving the protein MKNKINLQMQNISFVIIIALAVWLKTYLITRFSFDLKIESSTQELILFISPLAASLAFVGLALFATGEKRNYIALCINFLLTIVLVGNVMFYDFYSDFVTLPVLGQTSNFGQLGGSIIEILNYKIILAFVDIIFFFILLKKKTLVFKTERVAHSTRLLYFVLTIAVFSANLHLAEKERPELLTRSFDRVMLVKNLGLYTHQIYDLTLQVKAGSQKALADSSKLQETENYVKATQSEPNPNMFGAAKGKNVIVVTLESLQTFLIGASVNGQEVTPFLNEFINESYYFDNFFHQTGQGKTSDSEFLIDTSLYPLNRGAVFFTHGNNDYTATPEILREQGYFTSVFHANNATFWNRNIMYSALGYDRYYNELDYKITPETNLNWGLKDIEYFDQSVDILKTIDQPFYARFLTLTNHYPFTYDEDTKFIEPYNSGNGVFDRYIVTSRYLDESIKNFIERLKAEGLYDDSIIVLYGDHYGISEKHNRAMAQFLEKDQITEFDTLHLQRTPLYIHIPGQTKGQTISKPTGQIDVKPTILNLLGIDTTNDIRFGHDMFSDEYTGFVVLRDGSFVTDKYAYKNNTFYDRITGEIVDLPKKEAQALINRAQNELRMSDKIIEGDLLRFSESNKIKTGEVKTKIKETEK; this is encoded by the coding sequence ATGAAGAATAAAATAAATTTACAAATGCAAAATATAAGCTTTGTTATCATAATTGCTTTAGCAGTATGGTTAAAAACATATCTTATTACGCGATTCAGTTTTGATTTAAAAATTGAGTCTTCTACACAAGAGCTTATTTTGTTTATTAGTCCTCTCGCTGCATCGTTAGCATTTGTGGGATTAGCATTATTTGCAACTGGTGAAAAGCGCAATTATATAGCGCTATGTATTAATTTCTTATTAACGATCGTACTTGTCGGAAATGTAATGTTCTATGATTTTTATAGTGATTTCGTTACGTTACCAGTACTCGGACAAACATCAAACTTTGGCCAATTAGGCGGTAGTATTATAGAAATATTGAACTACAAAATTATACTCGCATTCGTAGACATTATTTTCTTCTTTATTTTATTAAAAAAGAAGACATTGGTCTTTAAAACAGAACGTGTAGCACATTCTACACGCTTACTATATTTCGTCTTAACAATTGCTGTATTTTCTGCAAATCTGCATCTTGCAGAAAAAGAACGCCCTGAATTATTAACGAGATCCTTCGACCGAGTAATGCTTGTCAAAAATTTAGGACTATACACTCACCAAATATATGATTTAACGCTGCAAGTAAAAGCAGGATCACAAAAGGCACTTGCTGATAGTAGTAAATTACAAGAAACTGAAAACTACGTAAAAGCAACCCAAAGTGAACCAAATCCTAATATGTTTGGCGCAGCGAAAGGAAAAAATGTAATTGTCGTTACTCTTGAATCCTTGCAAACCTTTTTAATAGGAGCATCCGTCAATGGTCAAGAAGTTACACCTTTCTTGAATGAATTCATAAATGAAAGCTATTACTTTGATAACTTTTTCCACCAAACTGGACAAGGAAAAACATCCGATTCTGAATTTCTAATAGATACATCGTTGTATCCATTAAACCGTGGAGCTGTATTCTTCACACACGGAAACAATGATTATACTGCAACTCCAGAAATTTTACGTGAACAAGGTTATTTCACTTCTGTATTCCATGCGAATAACGCAACATTTTGGAATCGTAACATTATGTACTCAGCTCTTGGTTATGATCGTTACTATAATGAACTTGATTACAAAATCACGCCCGAAACAAATTTAAATTGGGGATTAAAAGATATAGAATACTTTGATCAATCAGTAGATATATTAAAAACGATTGATCAACCATTTTACGCTCGTTTCCTTACTTTAACAAACCATTATCCATTTACGTATGATGAAGACACAAAATTCATTGAACCATATAACTCTGGTAATGGCGTATTTGATCGTTACATCGTAACATCACGTTACTTAGACGAATCCATTAAAAACTTTATTGAGCGTTTAAAGGCCGAGGGGCTTTATGATGATTCTATTATTGTATTATACGGTGATCATTATGGCATTTCTGAAAAACATAACCGCGCAATGGCGCAGTTTTTAGAAAAAGATCAAATTACAGAATTTGATACTTTACATTTACAACGTACACCTTTATATATTCATATCCCTGGACAAACAAAAGGTCAAACGATTTCAAAGCCTACTGGACAAATTGATGTGAAACCTACTATTCTAAATTTATTAGGGATTGATACTACGAACGATATCCGTTTTGGTCACGATATGTTTTCAGATGAATATACGGGATTTGTTGTTTTACGTGATGGTAGCTTCGTTACAGACAAATATGCATACAAAAACAACACTTTTTATGACCGGATAACAGGTGAAATTGTAGATTTACCAAAAAAAGAAGCTCAAGCACTCATTAACCGTGCACAAAATGAATTACGTATGTCTGACAAAATTATTGAAGGCGATTTATTACGTTTCTCAGAAAGTAATAAAATTAAAACTGGCGAAGTAAAAACTAAAATTAAAGAAACTGAAAAATAA